The following coding sequences lie in one Streptomyces albofaciens JCM 4342 genomic window:
- a CDS encoding flavin monoamine oxidase family protein, with protein MTVPTAAQHADAQPPITMFGPDFPYAYDDFLAHPAGLGQVPATEHGKEVAVIGGGLSGIITAYELMKMGLRPVVYEADQIGGRLRTVGFEGCDPGLTAEMGAMRFPPSSTALQHYIDLVGLKTKPFPNPLAPDTPSTVVDLKGETHYARTVEDLPEVYHQVMDAWNACLEEGADFSDMNRAIRERDVPRIREIWSRLVEKLDNQTFYGYLCDSTAFKSFRHREIFGQVGFGTGGWDTDFPNSILEILRVVYTEADDHHRGIVGGSQQLPLRLWEREPEKLVHWAPGTSLSSLHDGTPRPAVTRLHRTAGNRITVTDADGDIRTYEAAVFTAQSWMLLSKIACDDELFPIDHWTAMERTHYMESSKLFVPVDRPFWLDKDEETGRDVMSMTLTDRMTRGTYLLDDGPDKPAVICLSYTWCDDSLKWLPLNANDRMEVMLKSLSEIYPKVDIRKHIIGNPVTISWENEPYFMGAFKANLPGHYRYQRRLFTHFMQDRLPEDKRGLFLAGDDISWTAGWAEGAVQTALNAVWGVMTHFGGSTDAANPGPGDVYDEIAPVELPED; from the coding sequence ATGACTGTGCCCACCGCCGCCCAGCACGCGGACGCCCAGCCGCCCATCACCATGTTCGGGCCGGACTTCCCGTACGCGTACGACGACTTCCTCGCCCACCCGGCGGGCCTCGGCCAGGTCCCCGCGACCGAGCACGGCAAGGAGGTCGCCGTCATCGGCGGCGGCCTGTCCGGCATCATCACGGCCTACGAGCTGATGAAGATGGGCCTCAGGCCCGTCGTCTACGAGGCCGACCAGATAGGCGGCCGACTGCGTACGGTCGGCTTCGAGGGCTGCGACCCCGGGCTGACCGCCGAGATGGGCGCGATGCGCTTCCCGCCGTCCTCCACGGCGCTCCAGCACTACATCGACCTCGTCGGCCTGAAGACGAAGCCGTTCCCCAACCCGCTCGCGCCCGACACCCCGTCGACCGTCGTCGACCTCAAGGGCGAGACGCACTACGCGCGCACCGTCGAGGACCTGCCCGAGGTCTACCACCAGGTCATGGACGCCTGGAACGCCTGCCTGGAGGAGGGCGCGGACTTCTCCGACATGAACCGCGCCATCCGTGAGCGCGATGTGCCGCGCATCCGGGAGATCTGGTCGCGCCTGGTCGAGAAGCTCGACAACCAGACCTTCTACGGGTACCTCTGCGACTCCACCGCCTTCAAGTCCTTCCGGCACCGCGAGATCTTCGGCCAGGTCGGCTTCGGCACCGGCGGCTGGGACACCGACTTCCCCAACTCCATCCTGGAGATCCTGCGCGTCGTCTACACCGAGGCCGACGACCACCACCGCGGCATCGTCGGCGGCAGCCAGCAGTTGCCGCTGCGCCTGTGGGAGCGCGAGCCGGAGAAGCTCGTCCACTGGGCGCCGGGCACCTCGCTGTCCTCCCTGCACGACGGCACGCCGCGCCCGGCGGTCACCCGGCTGCACCGTACGGCCGGCAACCGCATCACCGTCACCGACGCCGACGGCGACATCCGTACGTACGAGGCGGCCGTGTTCACCGCGCAGTCCTGGATGCTGCTGTCGAAGATCGCCTGCGACGACGAGCTGTTCCCCATCGACCACTGGACGGCGATGGAGCGCACCCACTACATGGAGTCCTCCAAGCTCTTCGTCCCGGTCGACCGGCCGTTCTGGCTGGACAAGGACGAGGAGACCGGCCGGGACGTGATGAGCATGACGCTCACCGACCGGATGACCCGCGGCACCTACCTGCTCGACGACGGCCCCGACAAGCCGGCCGTCATCTGCCTCTCCTACACCTGGTGCGACGACAGCCTCAAGTGGCTGCCGCTGAACGCCAACGACCGCATGGAGGTCATGCTCAAGTCGCTCTCGGAGATCTACCCGAAGGTCGACATCAGGAAGCACATCATCGGCAACCCGGTGACCATCTCCTGGGAGAACGAGCCCTACTTCATGGGCGCGTTCAAGGCCAACCTGCCCGGCCACTACCGCTACCAGCGGCGGCTGTTCACCCACTTCATGCAGGACCGGCTGCCCGAGGACAAGCGCGGCCTCTTCCTCGCGGGCGACGACATCTCCTGGACGGCCGGCTGGGCCGAGGGCGCCGTGCAGACCGCGCTCAACGCGGTGTGGGG